Proteins from a genomic interval of Nostoc sp. TCL240-02:
- a CDS encoding Uma2 family endonuclease produces the protein MTYISPKSFTLENFLSQYRDNPRYELADGELIDMEPTGPHETVGGKLATQIGIYLVAEQLPWFIPRTCLIYPFADAATVRRPDIVVLDETVLKREPLWEREPVITLGRSIKLVVEVVSSNWETDYARKVEEYALLGIPEYWIVDYRGLGGVAFIGKPKQPTFTVCQLVEDTYTQQQYRLNELINSPLLPSLQLRLNDILPR, from the coding sequence ATGACATATATCTCCCCAAAAAGCTTTACATTGGAAAATTTTCTCTCTCAATACCGAGATAATCCACGCTATGAATTGGCAGATGGAGAACTAATTGACATGGAACCCACTGGGCCACACGAAACGGTGGGTGGCAAACTAGCAACCCAAATTGGTATCTACCTTGTTGCAGAACAACTCCCTTGGTTTATTCCTCGCACTTGTTTAATTTACCCCTTTGCAGATGCAGCTACAGTTCGTCGCCCTGATATCGTAGTTCTGGATGAAACTGTTCTCAAGCGTGAACCCCTTTGGGAGCGAGAGCCTGTAATTACGCTGGGACGATCCATTAAACTGGTGGTTGAAGTTGTTAGCAGCAACTGGGAAACTGATTATGCTCGCAAGGTTGAGGAATATGCGCTCTTAGGCATCCCTGAATATTGGATCGTAGATTATCGAGGATTAGGGGGTGTGGCATTTATTGGTAAACCCAAACAACCTACTTTCACTGTCTGTCAATTGGTTGAAGACACCTATACTCAACAACAGTACCGACTCAATGAATTAATTAACTCGCCACTTTTGCCTAGTCTGCAACTTCGCTTAAATGACATTCTGCCTCGTTAG